From the genome of Alcanivorax sp.:
AGGTGAACTTGAACATCACCTCTTCGCCAGGCAGGGCGTTGTCGATAAAGGTGGTCTTGCCATCCCGGCGGGCAATACCCCGACCATCGTGACTCAGGGATTCAATGCTGGCGGGTTCCGGTGTCTCCGGAAGCGGCTTGCGTTTACGTGCCATGGTTTCTCAATCGGTGGGATTCATGAACCCCAGGACGTCATCACCGACGTCCTGCAGAGTATCGGATTGGTTTCGCTGTTAACTGTTCACTGATAACTGTTAACTGCCTTTTTGCCAGGACTCAAGGAAAGACTGGAAATGCGGCAGGCCCTCTTCCGCCAGGTAGTCCTTGAGCAGGGTCAGTTCCTGCTCATAGCCCACCGGGTCCAGGTCTCCGCGCATCAGTTGGAAGCGCAGATAGACCAGCCAGGTGTTCAACACATCGGTTTCGCAGTAATCACGAATGCCTTTGATGTCCCCGTCCTGGAAGGCATCAAACACCTTGGCACCACTCATGCCCATCTTGCCGGGAAAGCCCAGCAGGGTGGCGATCTGATCCAGCGGTGCATTGGCACGGCCATTGTACATGGCCAGCACATCCATCAGGTCAAGATGGCGCTGATGGTAGCGGCTGAGGTAGTTGTTCCATTTGAAACTGGAATCTTCGTTGCCGGTGTCCCAGTAACGGCGTGCCTGCACACCGTGCTTTAGCGCGCGGTAATGCAGTACAGGCAAATCAAAGCCGCCCCCATTCCAG
Proteins encoded in this window:
- a CDS encoding 3'-5' exonuclease, yielding MNVLVFDIETIPDLDGGRKIYDLDGLNDKDTASALLNLRRQENGTEFLRLHLHRIVAISVVLRSTQGIKVWSLGDEDSSEKELIERFFDGIERFTPNLVSWNGGGFDLPVLHYRALKHGVQARRYWDTGNEDSSFKWNNYLSRYHQRHLDLMDVLAMYNGRANAPLDQIATLLGFPGKMGMSGAKVFDAFQDGDIKGIRDYCETDVLNTWLVYLRFQLMRGDLDPVGYEQELTLLKDYLAEEGLPHFQSFLESWQKGS